One window from the genome of Thermaerobacter marianensis DSM 12885 encodes:
- a CDS encoding sensor histidine kinase, with protein MRPKPLFLSLWAFGAGLSLLTIVILGFVFVPIAGQASGGGEPMLRAVMVILALASAGALSVATGVAWFVSRRLARPLEQLGAVARAIAQSPRRYVRGLSTTTYREATDLARALDALSAELAREEAQKDAFLAAVAHELRTPLTYVQGYARSLLDGMVTSPEDVHDHLTVIDREARRLGRMVADLLDREALAAGRVSLRLGPVDPAVVAAEAVQDVAPAAREKGIRLDLEVAAGLPVVQADGDRLRQVLWNLLDNALAHTPPGGRVWVEVRQACETVEVTVHDTGSGFDPAESETIWRPFHRLDGTRKERNPTGRRGYGLGLAMVRQIVEAHGGTVHAEGRPGQGASVGFRLPVTVPVDAPGSATVRPAPPGITGSGDAAAQADEPGIAAAPGGNPPAARRQPVPPAARPAGGGSLRSGDSLVALVLVVMGFLALGTASFPPLFESLSRGGGPGDLLIIAATGAVSTVMLAGVIALLYRAWMGGRSA; from the coding sequence GTGCGTCCGAAGCCGTTGTTCCTCAGCCTGTGGGCGTTCGGTGCAGGTCTTAGCCTGTTGACCATCGTGATCCTCGGCTTCGTCTTCGTCCCCATCGCGGGACAGGCCAGTGGCGGTGGCGAGCCGATGCTGCGTGCCGTCATGGTCATCCTTGCCCTGGCGTCGGCGGGTGCCCTGTCCGTGGCCACGGGCGTGGCCTGGTTCGTGTCCCGCCGGCTGGCCCGGCCTCTCGAACAGCTGGGAGCTGTCGCCCGGGCCATCGCCCAGAGCCCGCGCCGTTACGTCAGGGGGCTTTCCACCACAACGTACCGGGAGGCGACAGACCTGGCCCGGGCCCTGGATGCGTTGTCGGCAGAACTGGCCCGCGAAGAAGCGCAGAAGGACGCTTTCCTGGCGGCGGTGGCCCACGAGTTGCGCACGCCGCTGACCTACGTCCAGGGCTACGCGCGGTCGTTGCTGGACGGCATGGTGACCAGCCCGGAGGACGTGCACGACCATTTGACCGTCATCGACCGGGAGGCGCGGCGACTGGGAAGAATGGTCGCAGACCTTCTTGACCGGGAGGCCCTGGCTGCCGGCCGGGTGTCGTTGCGCCTGGGGCCGGTCGACCCCGCCGTGGTGGCGGCCGAGGCGGTGCAGGATGTGGCCCCTGCCGCTCGGGAGAAAGGCATACGCCTCGACCTGGAGGTCGCTGCCGGCTTGCCCGTGGTGCAGGCCGACGGCGACCGGCTTCGTCAGGTGCTATGGAACCTCCTGGACAATGCGCTGGCCCACACCCCACCCGGCGGGCGGGTATGGGTGGAGGTCCGCCAAGCCTGCGAAACGGTGGAGGTGACGGTCCACGACACCGGCTCCGGATTCGACCCTGCAGAGAGCGAGACCATCTGGCGCCCATTCCACCGATTGGATGGGACCCGAAAGGAGCGGAACCCCACGGGCCGGCGGGGCTACGGCCTCGGTCTGGCCATGGTGCGGCAGATCGTCGAAGCCCATGGCGGGACGGTCCATGCCGAGGGCCGGCCGGGCCAGGGAGCATCGGTGGGATTCCGCCTTCCGGTGACCGTCCCGGTGGATGCCCCGGGCTCCGCCACGGTGCGGCCCGCGCCGCCCGGCATCACGGGGTCCGGTGATGCCGCGGCCCAGGCGGACGAACCCGGCATTGCGGCGGCACCCGGGGGCAACCCACCCGCCGCCCGGCGTCAGCCGGTTCCTCCGGCGGCGCGGCCCGCCGGGGGCGGCTCGTTGCGAAGTGGCGATTCACTGGTGGCCCTGGTCCTGGTGGTCATGGGGTTCCTGGCGCTGGGGACGGCCTCGTTCCCTCCCCTGTTCGAATCCCTGTCCAGAGGCGGAGGCCCCGGAGATCTGCTGATCATCGCCGCGACGGGGGCCGTCAGCACCGTCATGCTTGCGGGTGTCATCGCCCTTCTATACCGAGCGTGGATGGGAGGTCGGTCGGCGTGA
- a CDS encoding response regulator transcription factor, whose protein sequence is MGTWGDHPGTADSPQPERRPGGDAPAVLVVDDEADIRRLLRLYLKRAGFAVVEAGDGVSALAAFDALVRQGRAVAAVVLDLMLPGLDGWEVCERLRERSQVPILMLTARGEIHERLHGFHLGADDYVVKPFDPREVVARIRALSRRAAPAPGGVRPAGAEPALHFGRLTIDPGARTVTVDGHPVSLTRTEFDLLYTLAQHRGQTLSRQQILDRLRGGDYFGDERVIDSHIRNLREKLEPFGLRKLIATVWGVGYRFEG, encoded by the coding sequence ATGGGGACATGGGGAGATCACCCCGGGACCGCGGATTCGCCGCAGCCGGAGCGTCGTCCGGGCGGCGACGCTCCGGCGGTGCTCGTGGTCGACGACGAGGCAGACATCCGGCGCCTGCTCCGGTTGTACCTGAAACGGGCCGGCTTCGCCGTCGTCGAGGCCGGCGACGGGGTTTCCGCTTTGGCGGCTTTCGATGCGCTGGTCCGGCAAGGCCGTGCCGTGGCGGCGGTGGTGCTCGACCTGATGTTACCCGGCCTGGACGGGTGGGAGGTCTGTGAGCGCCTGCGGGAACGCAGCCAGGTCCCCATCCTGATGCTCACGGCCCGCGGTGAGATCCACGAGCGGCTGCACGGCTTTCACCTGGGTGCCGACGACTATGTGGTGAAACCTTTCGACCCCCGGGAAGTCGTGGCCCGCATCCGTGCGCTCAGCCGCCGCGCTGCACCGGCTCCCGGCGGAGTCCGGCCGGCCGGTGCCGAGCCGGCATTGCACTTCGGGAGGCTGACCATCGACCCGGGCGCCCGGACGGTGACCGTCGATGGCCATCCCGTGTCGCTCACTCGAACCGAATTCGACCTGCTGTATACCCTGGCCCAACACCGGGGTCAGACCCTCAGCCGGCAGCAGATCTTAGACCGCCTGCGGGGCGGTGACTACTTCGGCGACGAACGGGTCATCGACAGCCACATCCGCAACCTGCGAGAGAAGCTGGAGCCGTTCGGGCTGCGAAAGCTCATCGCCACGGTTTGGGGCGTGGGGTATCGTTTCGAAGGTTGA
- the menE gene encoding o-succinylbenzoate--CoA ligase, with the protein MVVEPGAPGHEAGGLRHVPDWLRRQAELQPGGLAIVAGRERWTFARLDERVATLTAHLARIGVEPGQRVAVLAGNGLPYVILVHALIRVRAILVPLNVRLAPAELAWQIRDAGARWLIHDDDQAEHAAAVLAALEAFAAQDHGVTGDAAAPPQPLSLSRLLAAAGDLASTGPAAPQAAPAPPSPPSLSPASPSSALPSPPPPIDLAAPHCIIYTSGTTGRPKGAVLTYGNHFWSAVASALNLGLHRDDRWLCCLPLFHVSGLSIVFRSVIYGIPMVLHPRFDPAAVNASIERDRVTVISVVATMLQRMLDERGPRPYPEHLRCVLLGGGPAPRPLLEACAARSIPVVQTYGMTETASQFATLAPADALRKLGSAGKPLFFNELRIVDDDGRPVPPGEVGEIVVRGPTVTPGYHNRPDATARAWRDGWFHTGDLGYVDEDGYLYVADRRDDLIISGGENVYPAEIESVLLAHPAVEEAGVVGVPDPEWGQVPVAVVRLRSPARWEGEACGGERIAGHEGASGRQGQPGRPKGPGDEATGGSATGPDQKGAAGRASLEEALLRFCAERLARYKVPRRVLFTTEPLPRTASGKLQRHRLRRTLDRLHRPEP; encoded by the coding sequence GTGGTGGTAGAACCCGGCGCCCCCGGCCACGAGGCCGGGGGGCTGCGCCACGTTCCCGACTGGCTGCGGCGCCAGGCCGAACTGCAGCCCGGCGGGCTGGCGATCGTGGCCGGGCGGGAACGGTGGACCTTTGCCCGGCTGGATGAAAGGGTGGCAACCCTGACGGCCCACCTGGCCCGCATCGGGGTGGAACCGGGCCAGCGGGTGGCGGTCCTGGCGGGCAACGGCTTGCCCTACGTGATCCTGGTGCATGCCCTGATCCGGGTGCGGGCGATCCTGGTGCCCCTGAACGTGCGCCTGGCGCCCGCCGAGCTGGCCTGGCAGATCCGGGACGCCGGCGCCCGGTGGCTGATCCACGACGACGATCAGGCGGAACACGCCGCCGCGGTCCTCGCGGCCCTGGAGGCCTTCGCGGCCCAGGACCACGGTGTCACGGGCGACGCCGCCGCGCCGCCGCAACCCTTGTCCCTTTCCCGCCTGCTGGCCGCCGCCGGCGACCTGGCCAGCACCGGGCCGGCCGCTCCCCAGGCGGCGCCGGCGCCCCCCAGCCCGCCGTCCCTCAGCCCGGCGTCCCCGAGCTCGGCCCTCCCCAGCCCGCCGCCTCCCATCGACCTGGCGGCGCCCCACTGCATCATCTACACCTCGGGCACCACGGGCCGCCCCAAGGGCGCCGTCCTGACGTACGGCAACCACTTCTGGAGCGCGGTGGCCTCGGCCCTCAACCTGGGCCTGCACCGGGACGACCGGTGGCTCTGCTGCCTGCCCCTCTTTCACGTCAGCGGGCTGTCCATCGTCTTCCGGTCGGTGATCTACGGGATCCCCATGGTGCTGCACCCGCGGTTCGACCCGGCGGCGGTCAACGCGTCCATCGAGCGGGACCGGGTGACCGTGATCTCGGTGGTCGCCACCATGCTGCAGCGCATGCTGGACGAACGCGGCCCCCGGCCCTATCCGGAACACCTGCGCTGCGTGCTGCTGGGGGGCGGGCCGGCCCCGCGGCCCTTGCTCGAGGCGTGTGCCGCCCGCAGCATCCCGGTGGTGCAGACCTACGGCATGACGGAGACGGCGTCCCAGTTCGCCACCCTGGCGCCGGCCGACGCCCTGCGCAAGCTGGGCTCGGCGGGCAAGCCCCTGTTCTTCAACGAGTTGCGCATCGTGGATGACGACGGCCGGCCCGTCCCGCCGGGGGAGGTGGGCGAGATCGTGGTCCGCGGCCCGACGGTGACCCCCGGCTACCACAACCGCCCCGATGCCACCGCCCGGGCCTGGCGGGACGGCTGGTTCCACACGGGCGACCTGGGCTATGTGGACGAGGATGGGTACCTCTACGTGGCCGACCGCCGCGACGACCTGATCATCTCCGGCGGCGAAAACGTCTACCCGGCGGAGATCGAATCGGTGCTGCTGGCCCACCCGGCGGTGGAGGAGGCGGGGGTGGTCGGCGTGCCGGATCCGGAGTGGGGGCAGGTGCCGGTGGCGGTGGTGCGGCTGCGGTCGCCAGCGAGGTGGGAAGGAGAGGCCTGCGGCGGGGAGCGGATCGCCGGCCACGAGGGGGCCTCCGGCCGCCAGGGCCAGCCCGGCCGCCCGAAGGGGCCCGGCGATGAGGCGACCGGGGGCAGCGCGACCGGTCCGGACCAGAAGGGGGCGGCCGGCAGGGCGTCGCTTGAGGAGGCGCTGCTCCGGTTCTGTGCCGAGCGGCTGGCGCGGTACAAGGTACCACGGCGGGTGCTGTTCACGACGGAGCCTCTGCCGAGGACGGCCAGCGGCAAGCTGCAGCGGCACCGGTTGCGGCGAACGTTGGACCGGCTGCATCGGCCTGAGCCGTAG
- a CDS encoding L-cystine transporter has protein sequence MSWFPVALNVTGLFILIAVLYWMKGRGFSFSSRVFAGLGMGIAYGLILHAAYQGQPGVVPASVEWFNLVGTGYVKLLQMVTIPLVFIAIVSAFTRMELADNTGRLALTVVAILVGTTAIASVLGIGSVSLFHLDATQFHQGQAEMQRMQELEQTFGELQQMSMPDRLLELLPANPFLDFTGQRRASTIAVVIFAGFVGSAYLGLRRRDAAAAETFARLVRALEGVVMGMVRQVIRLTPYGILAIMTRVAATSDYTAIWQLGKFVVASYAALVAMFLLHLLFLGAAGLSPAAYVRKALPVLTFAFSSRSSAATLPLNVRTQVEELGVPQGIANLAGSLGLSIGQNGCAGVYPAMLAVMAAPLVGIDPWTPGFLLSVVGVVAISSFGVAGVGGGATFASLLVLSMLNLPVGLAGLLISVEPLIDMGRTALNVSGAMTAGILTSRLAGRLDVDVYRGRGATGRGADAEAGVQVGA, from the coding sequence ATGTCGTGGTTTCCCGTGGCGCTGAACGTCACGGGCCTGTTCATCCTGATCGCCGTTCTGTACTGGATGAAGGGCCGCGGGTTCAGCTTCTCCAGCCGGGTCTTCGCCGGCCTCGGCATGGGCATCGCCTATGGGCTCATCCTGCACGCGGCTTACCAGGGCCAGCCCGGCGTGGTCCCCGCCTCGGTCGAATGGTTCAACCTGGTGGGGACGGGCTACGTCAAGCTGCTCCAGATGGTGACGATCCCGCTGGTGTTCATCGCCATCGTTTCCGCCTTCACGCGCATGGAACTGGCGGACAACACCGGCAGGCTGGCCCTCACCGTGGTCGCGATCCTGGTGGGCACCACGGCCATCGCCTCCGTCCTGGGCATCGGCTCGGTGAGCCTGTTCCACCTGGACGCCACCCAGTTCCACCAGGGCCAGGCGGAGATGCAGCGGATGCAGGAGCTGGAGCAGACCTTCGGCGAGCTGCAGCAGATGTCGATGCCGGATCGGCTGCTGGAACTGCTGCCCGCCAACCCCTTCCTTGACTTCACGGGGCAGCGGCGGGCGTCGACTATCGCCGTGGTGATCTTCGCGGGGTTCGTGGGCTCGGCGTACCTGGGCCTGCGGCGCCGGGACGCCGCCGCAGCCGAGACCTTCGCCCGTCTGGTGCGGGCGCTGGAGGGCGTGGTCATGGGCATGGTGCGCCAGGTGATCCGCCTCACGCCCTACGGCATCCTGGCCATCATGACCCGGGTGGCGGCCACCAGCGACTACACGGCCATCTGGCAGCTGGGCAAGTTCGTCGTGGCCTCCTACGCGGCGCTGGTCGCCATGTTCCTCCTGCACCTGCTGTTCCTGGGCGCGGCCGGCCTCAGCCCCGCCGCCTACGTGCGCAAGGCGCTGCCCGTCCTGACCTTCGCCTTCTCGTCGCGGTCCAGCGCGGCGACCTTGCCCCTCAACGTCCGCACCCAGGTGGAGGAACTGGGCGTGCCCCAGGGCATCGCCAACCTGGCCGGCTCGCTGGGCCTGTCCATCGGGCAGAACGGCTGTGCCGGCGTCTACCCGGCCATGCTGGCGGTGATGGCGGCGCCCCTGGTGGGGATCGACCCCTGGACGCCGGGGTTCCTGCTCAGCGTGGTCGGCGTGGTGGCCATCAGCTCCTTCGGTGTGGCGGGCGTGGGCGGCGGCGCCACGTTTGCGTCGCTGCTGGTGCTGTCCATGCTGAACCTGCCCGTGGGGCTGGCGGGCCTGCTGATCTCGGTGGAGCCCTTGATCGACATGGGCCGCACGGCCCTCAACGTCAGCGGCGCCATGACGGCCGGCATCCTGACCAGCCGCCTGGCGGGCCGCCTGGACGTGGACGTCTACCGGGGCCGGGGCGCCACCGGTCGCGGCGCCGACGCGGAGGCCGGCGTGCAGGTCGGGGCGTGA
- a CDS encoding ABC transporter ATP-binding protein — MDSTTAAVQLRGVGKRYGPCWAVRDLDMAVRSGEVYALLGRNGAGKTTTLRMILGLARRSTGEIELFGRRLEDWGAEVYRRVGATVETPGFYGNLTARENLLHNLMILGVPEPRRIDEVLELVGLRQAADRRVREFSLGMRQRLGIARALLHEPRLLILDEPTNGLDPAGIREVRELIRELAAERQMAVLLSSHILAEVEQVADRVGILHEGRLVEEVSMGELRDRGRAYVVIETREPEAAVRLLEERLAVRRYTVLPGGTLRVYEHVDRPEEVARVLIEHGLPVTHLAVQRESLEDHFLRATAGMGTNPDGRSGRAS, encoded by the coding sequence ATGGACAGCACGACCGCCGCCGTGCAGCTGCGCGGGGTCGGCAAGCGGTACGGCCCCTGCTGGGCGGTGCGCGACCTCGACATGGCGGTGCGCAGCGGCGAGGTCTATGCCCTGCTGGGCCGCAACGGCGCCGGCAAGACCACCACGCTGCGGATGATCCTGGGCCTGGCGCGCCGATCCACCGGGGAGATCGAGCTGTTCGGGCGCCGCCTCGAGGATTGGGGTGCCGAAGTCTACCGGCGCGTCGGGGCGACGGTGGAGACCCCGGGCTTCTACGGCAACCTGACGGCGCGGGAGAACCTCCTGCACAACCTGATGATCCTCGGCGTCCCGGAGCCCCGCCGCATCGACGAAGTCCTCGAACTGGTGGGACTGCGCCAGGCCGCCGACCGGCGGGTACGGGAGTTCTCCCTGGGCATGCGCCAGCGGCTGGGCATCGCCCGTGCCCTGCTGCACGAACCCCGGCTCCTCATCCTGGACGAACCCACCAACGGGCTGGACCCCGCCGGCATCCGCGAGGTGCGCGAGCTGATCCGGGAGCTGGCCGCAGAGCGGCAGATGGCGGTGCTCCTCTCCAGCCACATCCTGGCCGAGGTGGAACAGGTCGCCGACCGGGTCGGCATCCTGCACGAGGGCCGGCTGGTGGAGGAGGTGAGCATGGGCGAGCTGCGGGACCGCGGTCGCGCGTACGTGGTAATCGAGACCCGCGAGCCCGAGGCCGCCGTGCGCCTGCTGGAGGAACGCCTCGCGGTGCGCCGCTACACCGTGCTGCCCGGCGGCACGCTGCGGGTCTACGAGCACGTGGACCGGCCGGAGGAGGTGGCCCGCGTCCTGATCGAACACGGGCTGCCGGTGACCCACCTGGCGGTGCAGCGGGAGAGTCTCGAGGACCACTTCCTGCGTGCCACGGCGGGGATGGGGACGAACCCGGACGGCCGGTCGGGCAGGGCGTCGTGA
- a CDS encoding SHOCT domain-containing protein, with protein sequence MMHDGWSSGWTMWGMWLAMIAFWLVPLVVVVGIFWLILGRDRKRGERPADPVDFDENRRALAILKERYARGEISRDEYERIKDDILSS encoded by the coding sequence ATGATGCACGATGGGTGGAGCAGCGGGTGGACGATGTGGGGGATGTGGCTGGCCATGATCGCCTTCTGGCTGGTGCCGCTGGTGGTGGTGGTCGGCATCTTCTGGTTGATCCTCGGTCGCGACCGTAAACGCGGGGAGCGCCCCGCCGATCCGGTGGATTTCGACGAGAACCGGCGGGCTCTGGCCATCCTCAAGGAACGGTACGCGCGGGGCGAGATCAGCCGGGACGAATACGAGCGGATCAAGGACGACATCCTGTCATCTTAA
- a CDS encoding response regulator transcription factor, which produces MTRATILIVDDEPDLTRLLAEHLEREGFVPLVAHDGETALRLLDDTPCHLAILDIMLPGMDGIDLLRRIRDPRRPRPDLPVIMLSAKDSPVDKTVGLSLGADDYVGKPFSLLELTARIHAVLRRAGYRHPGPAGRTPAAVAAPPEAARSGTADPGAGPGAGSQPAATAAAMAVTGRPPYPAAAPHEAGHEGEVVRCGPLTLDLAAARVWVDGKPVSLTAKEYQLLAWWVRHPDRVFTKQQIYEAVWGEPYVADDNTVAVHIHRLRAKIERNPERPAIIQTVRGLGYRLVCGP; this is translated from the coding sequence GTGACGCGGGCGACCATCCTGATCGTGGACGACGAGCCGGATCTCACCCGGTTGCTGGCCGAACACCTGGAGCGAGAGGGCTTCGTGCCCCTGGTCGCCCACGACGGGGAGACGGCCCTCCGCCTGCTCGACGACACCCCGTGCCACCTCGCCATCCTCGACATCATGCTGCCCGGGATGGACGGGATCGACCTGCTGCGGCGCATCCGCGACCCGCGCCGGCCGCGGCCCGACCTGCCGGTGATCATGCTGTCGGCCAAGGACAGCCCGGTGGACAAGACGGTCGGCCTCTCCCTGGGCGCCGACGACTACGTCGGCAAGCCCTTCAGCCTGCTGGAGCTGACCGCCCGCATCCACGCCGTGCTGCGGCGGGCCGGGTACCGCCACCCCGGTCCGGCGGGGCGCACGCCGGCCGCGGTCGCCGCCCCGCCGGAAGCGGCGCGTTCCGGCACCGCCGACCCTGGGGCCGGCCCGGGGGCCGGGTCGCAGCCCGCCGCCACGGCAGCCGCCATGGCCGTCACCGGCCGGCCGCCCTACCCGGCGGCGGCCCCGCACGAGGCAGGGCACGAAGGGGAGGTCGTCCGCTGCGGTCCCCTCACCCTCGACCTGGCCGCGGCACGGGTGTGGGTCGACGGCAAGCCGGTGAGCCTCACCGCCAAAGAGTACCAGCTGCTGGCGTGGTGGGTGCGGCACCCGGACCGCGTGTTCACCAAGCAGCAGATCTACGAGGCCGTCTGGGGCGAGCCGTACGTGGCCGACGACAACACGGTCGCCGTCCACATCCACCGGCTGCGGGCCAAGATCGAGCGGAACCCGGAGCGGCCGGCCATCATCCAGACCGTCCGCGGGCTGGGATACCGGCTGGTCTGCGGGCCATGA
- a CDS encoding acetamidase/formamidase family protein, which yields MDRLGGAHHTIHAGHGHVHYGWDNAIEPVLEVEPGEAVEFEVIDASGGQLNPRSTAEDVGRLDFERVNPVTGPVFIKGARPGDVLEVEILAFGPATWGWTAIIPGFGLLADEFPEPYLKIWDLQAGHDRAWFNERIAVPLNPFPGTIGVALPEPGRHSIVPPRKNGGNMDIRHLTAGTRLLLPVWVEGALFSVGDTHAAQGDGEVCGTAIEAPMRVACRFRVRRDIRLEEPHYIVPGPLKSGQDPRGYYVTTGISEDLMEAARKAVRAMIRYLGETYRLEPAEAYALASVAVDLKISEVVDAPNWLVSAFLPQSLFLR from the coding sequence ATGGACCGTCTCGGTGGCGCCCATCACACCATCCACGCCGGTCACGGCCACGTCCACTACGGGTGGGACAACGCCATCGAACCCGTACTGGAGGTGGAACCCGGCGAGGCCGTGGAGTTCGAGGTCATCGACGCCTCCGGCGGGCAGCTGAACCCGCGGTCGACCGCGGAAGACGTGGGCCGGCTGGACTTCGAGCGCGTCAACCCGGTGACGGGGCCGGTGTTCATCAAGGGCGCCAGGCCCGGCGACGTGCTGGAGGTGGAGATCCTCGCCTTCGGGCCGGCGACCTGGGGGTGGACCGCCATCATCCCGGGCTTCGGGCTGCTGGCGGACGAGTTCCCCGAGCCCTACCTGAAGATCTGGGACCTGCAGGCAGGCCACGACCGGGCCTGGTTCAACGAACGGATCGCGGTGCCCCTCAACCCCTTCCCCGGCACCATCGGCGTCGCCCTGCCGGAGCCGGGCCGGCACAGCATCGTCCCGCCCCGGAAGAACGGCGGCAATATGGACATCCGGCACCTGACGGCCGGGACGCGCCTGCTGCTGCCGGTGTGGGTGGAAGGCGCCCTCTTCTCCGTGGGCGACACCCACGCGGCCCAGGGGGACGGGGAGGTGTGCGGCACCGCCATCGAGGCGCCCATGCGGGTGGCCTGCCGCTTCCGCGTCCGCCGGGACATCCGGCTGGAGGAACCCCATTACATCGTGCCGGGTCCCCTCAAGTCGGGCCAGGACCCGCGGGGTTACTACGTGACCACCGGCATCAGCGAGGACCTGATGGAGGCCGCCCGGAAGGCCGTGCGGGCCATGATCCGCTACCTGGGCGAGACCTACCGGCTGGAACCCGCCGAGGCCTACGCCCTGGCCAGCGTGGCCGTGGACCTCAAGATCAGCGAGGTGGTGGACGCGCCCAACTGGCTGGTGTCCGCCTTCCTCCCCCAGTCGCTGTTCCTCCGTTGA
- a CDS encoding sensor histidine kinase encodes MAALLALAVALLALAAYGDLRRELGRLARALDEARNGDVLTRFHSRAPGLRALAAGFNQILRRLHDLEAQRRRDEQRRRQLLAALSHDLRTPLTAVLGYLEAVAGGHLDPVTEQQYLATAYRKGRELRETLDRIFQWARLDLEVADLPSPRINLAERLRQVLIEFYPAFHQQGVALQPELPEEAWVRCHPDLVDRVARNLVDNALRHARGITCLTVTLRPAGRTWELVVADDGEPVAGDVLANLFVPFQRRPGSPGTGLGLAISRQLARAWGGDLRACPQRPRGLAFIVTWPRSEPAAASRAAQAAATRMEGRPGEGAEPR; translated from the coding sequence GTGGCGGCCCTCCTGGCGCTGGCCGTGGCACTGCTGGCGCTGGCGGCCTACGGGGACCTGCGCCGCGAGCTGGGTCGCCTGGCCCGGGCGCTGGACGAGGCTCGGAACGGCGACGTCCTGACCCGCTTCCACTCCCGGGCCCCCGGGCTGAGGGCGCTGGCGGCCGGGTTCAACCAGATTCTGCGCCGCCTGCATGACCTGGAGGCCCAGCGCCGGCGCGACGAGCAACGCCGCCGCCAGCTCCTGGCGGCCCTCTCCCATGACCTGCGCACGCCCCTGACCGCGGTGCTGGGCTACCTGGAGGCCGTGGCCGGCGGCCACCTCGATCCCGTCACCGAACAGCAATACCTCGCCACGGCTTACCGGAAGGGCCGGGAGCTACGGGAGACCCTGGACCGGATCTTCCAGTGGGCGCGCCTCGACCTGGAGGTCGCGGACCTGCCCTCCCCCCGCATCAACCTGGCGGAGCGGCTGCGCCAGGTCCTGATCGAGTTCTACCCCGCGTTCCACCAGCAGGGCGTCGCACTGCAGCCGGAGCTCCCCGAGGAGGCCTGGGTGCGGTGCCACCCCGACCTGGTGGACCGCGTCGCCCGGAACCTGGTCGACAACGCGCTCCGCCACGCGCGCGGGATCACCTGCCTGACGGTGACCCTGCGGCCCGCGGGTCGCACCTGGGAGCTGGTGGTGGCGGACGACGGCGAGCCCGTGGCCGGTGACGTGCTGGCGAACCTGTTCGTCCCCTTCCAACGGCGTCCGGGGTCGCCGGGGACCGGGTTGGGGCTGGCGATCAGCCGGCAACTGGCCCGCGCCTGGGGCGGGGACCTGCGCGCCTGCCCGCAGCGGCCGCGGGGACTCGCGTTCATCGTCACCTGGCCGCGATCCGAGCCCGCGGCGGCGTCCCGGGCCGCCCAGGCGGCGGCCACCCGGATGGAAGGTCGCCCCGGCGAAGGGGCCGAACCCCGGTAG
- a CDS encoding ABC transporter permease: protein MVILRAELLKWKRSWVLWAALLAAAAAPALNGLIFWSTKRLRAAAGQVIDIPWDGFFAQAASFAHLLVYPLLFGFVVTYAVAREFQEGAATNLFALPASRTALLLAKLGAAAVILAVPVVAAVPMTVVAGTPVIGRPPSWAELAGGLQVHLIAGLAQFLLTPLILWLATLTRGYVVPVAAAGSFVVANVVFSMAPGDRFLWWPTALPAWTAQATWVPDLFVHLPAWWVELPPLFLVFLALAAATVARRDVV from the coding sequence ATGGTGATCCTGCGCGCAGAGCTGCTGAAGTGGAAGCGCTCGTGGGTCCTCTGGGCCGCCCTGCTGGCGGCGGCGGCCGCGCCGGCCTTGAACGGCCTGATTTTCTGGTCGACCAAGCGCCTGCGGGCCGCCGCCGGCCAGGTCATCGACATCCCCTGGGACGGGTTCTTCGCCCAGGCGGCCTCCTTCGCTCACCTCCTTGTCTACCCCTTGCTGTTCGGCTTCGTGGTGACCTACGCCGTCGCCCGCGAGTTCCAGGAGGGCGCGGCGACCAATCTCTTCGCCCTGCCCGCCAGCCGCACCGCCCTCCTGCTGGCGAAGCTGGGCGCCGCGGCGGTCATCCTGGCGGTGCCCGTGGTGGCGGCGGTGCCGATGACGGTGGTGGCAGGGACGCCTGTGATCGGCCGCCCGCCGTCGTGGGCCGAGTTGGCCGGCGGCCTCCAGGTCCACCTGATCGCAGGGCTCGCCCAGTTCCTCCTGACGCCTCTGATCCTCTGGCTGGCGACCCTGACCCGCGGCTACGTGGTGCCGGTGGCCGCGGCGGGCTCCTTCGTCGTCGCCAACGTGGTCTTCAGCATGGCGCCCGGCGATCGCTTCCTGTGGTGGCCTACGGCTCTGCCCGCCTGGACGGCGCAGGCCACGTGGGTGCCGGACCTGTTCGTTCACCTCCCCGCTTGGTGGGTCGAGCTGCCGCCCCTGTTCCTCGTGTTCCTGGCCCTGGCCGCCGCCACGGTGGCGCGGCGGGACGTGGTGTAG